A part of Excalfactoria chinensis isolate bCotChi1 chromosome 23, bCotChi1.hap2, whole genome shotgun sequence genomic DNA contains:
- the KCNA2 gene encoding potassium voltage-gated channel subfamily A member 2 produces MTVATGDPADEAAALPGHPQDTYNPETDHECCERVVINISGLRFETQLKTLAQFPETLLGDPKKRMRYFDPLRNEYFFDRNRPSFDAILYYYQSGGRLRRPVNVPLDIFSEEIRFYELGEEAMEMFREDEGYIKEEERPLPENEFQRQVWLLFEYPESSGPARIIAIVSVMVILISIVSFCLETLPIFRDENEDIHGSGLSHPPYSNSSTGYQQSTSFTDPFFIVETLCIIWFSFEFLVRFFACPSKAGFFTNIMNIIDIVAIIPYFITLGTELAEKPEDGQQGQQAMSLAILRVIRLVRVFRIFKLSRHSKGLQILGQTLKASMRELGLLIFFLFIGVILFSSAVYFAEADESESQFPSIPDAFWWAVVSMTTVGYGDMVPTTIGGKIVGSLCAIAGVLTIALPVPVIVSNFNYFYHRETEGEEQAQYLQVTSCPKIPSSPDLKKSRSASTISKSDYMEIQEGVNNSNEDFREENLKTANCTLANTNYVNITKMLTDV; encoded by the coding sequence ATGACAGTTGCTACAGGAGATCCTGCAGACgaggctgcagctcttccaggTCACCCACAGGACACGTACAACCCCGAGACCGACCATGAATGCTGCGAGAGGGTGGTCATTAATATCTCAGGGCTGCGCTTTGAGACCCAGCTCAAGACATTAGCTCAATTTCCGGAGACTTTGCTAGGAGATCCTAAAAAGAGAATGAGATATTTCGACCCTCTCCGGAATGAGTATTTCTTTGACAGGAACAGACCCAGCTTCGATGCTATTTTGTACTATTATCAATCTGGAGGGAGGTTGCGGAGGCCGGTTAATGTGCCCTTGGACATCTTCTCAGAGGAGATCCGTTTCTATGAACTGGGGGAAGAAGCCATGGAGATGTTTCGGGAGGACGAAGGCTACATCAAAGAAGAAGAGAGACCGCTGCCAGAGAATGAGTTTCAGAGACAGGTCTGGTTGCTCTTCGAGTACCCTGAGAGCTCTGGCCCTGCTAGGATTATAGCTATTGTCTCTGTCATGGTGATTTTGATCTCCATCGTGAGCTTTTGCCTGGAAACATTGCCCATTTTTCGGGATGAGAATGAAGACATTCACGGCAGCGGGCTGAGCCACCCTCCTTACTCCAACAGCAGCACGGGGTACCAGCAGTCGACCTCTTTCACAGACCCCTTCTTCATCGTGGAGACGCTTTGCATCATCTGGTTCTCCTTCGAGTTCTTGGTGAGGTTTTTCGCCTGTCCCAGCAAGGCTGGATTTTTTACCAACATCATGAACATTATAGACATTGTAGCCATCATCCCCTACTTCATCACCTTGGGGACGGAGCTGGCTGAGAAGCCAGAGGACGGCCAGCAAGGCCAGCAAGCCATGTCCTTGGCCATCCTCCGAGTCATCCGCTTGGTGCGGGTCTTCCGGATCTTCAAGCTGTCCCGGCACTCCAAGGGGCTGCAGATCCTGGGGCAGACCCTCAAGGCCAGCATGCGGGAGCTGGGTTTGctcatcttcttcctcttcattggcgtcatcctcttctccagcgCCGTCTACTTCGCCGAGGCCGACGAGAGCGAGTCCCAATTCCCGAGCATCCCCGATGCCTTCTGGTGGGCCGTGGTTTCCATGACGACTGTTGGCTACGGAGACATGGTCCCCACCACCATCGGGGGGAAAATCGTGGGGTCTCTGTGTGCCATCGCTGGCGTATTAACCATTGCCTTACCCGTGCCCGTCATAGTGTCTAACTTCAACTACTTCTACCACCGGGAGACGGAGGGAGAGGAGCAGGCTCAATATTTGCAAGTAACCAGCTGCCCAAAGATCCCCTCTTCCCCTGAcctaaagaaaagcagaagtgccTCTACCATTAGTAAGTCTGATTATATGGAGATTCAGGAAGGTGTAAACAATAGCAATGAGGATTTTAGGGAGGAGAACTTGAAGACAGCCAATTGCACCCTAGCTAACACAAACTATGTGAATATCACCAAAATGCTAACCGATGTCTAG